ACCTTACTGCCTGCAGTTGCGGAATATTCACCAGGAACATCAAATGACTTATCCTTGTCGTTCCAGAAAACAAGGCCGCTCTTTATGATCTTTTTATTCTCCACATCATCAATGCTGGCGCTGATAAGTTTCATCCTTTTTTTACGGAAATCAATGTATGCTTTTTCAGCCTTTACCCTGATCAACTCCGTATCTCCCCTGAAGACATCAAAACTCAGGCCATTGATCACTCCCCTGGAGATCAGCCCGCTTCCACCTGTTGCCTTACCGCCATTGTCCAATGATAAAAACTTTTCAGTAAACGAAAAGATATCTGATCTCGATGAACTGTTTTTATCAAGATACAACTTGAACCTTGCGTTATCTATTGTTGCCTCTTTCAAGGGCCTGATATTGAACATCCAGAATCGCCTCTGGCCGATCCTGAATTCATCAGCCTCCAGATTGGCAAGGAGGTTGTTCTTATCATCAAAAGAACTGTAGGAAAGCCCTTTCATTCTGTGCGGGTTATTAGATCCGGCCTGAACTGCGGCAGCATCTTTTTCTAAAATAGCCTGTTTCCGGTCATTTATTAAAAAATACCATGAGATGATAAGAAAAAACGCAACAGCCACTGAGGTCAATATGGAAATCTTTGCAATGCGGGAAAGGGGCATATTTATCTTATGAGTAAAATTGCCAGGCAGTACGAACTATGCTCCTGACTTAAGGTGATGTGTAAACTGTGATATTATCAGCGCTCGTAGCAGGCGCCTGCATCAATATGAAATCATGAGAATTCATATCGAATACCGCACCGTCAGGGCTTCCCATAAAAAGAGACGGGAAAGGAGTGCTGCTCCATGTCTGCGGACAGCAATAGCCTTGGTCTAATTCACTTCTGAAAAACTGAATCGCATCCACCTTCACGTCATAATTATCATTCATAAAACCGCGATACCTGAAGTTCTGAATAAGATAGTACCCATATAGTCCTGTAAAATTCCTGACTCCGTCAGATGAGTTGGCAACACCAAGACGTGTATAATCATATGCCTCAGGATCTTTACGGAAATCCCATGAATAAGGATCTGCAGGCAGCACATTACCGCCATAGACATAATAAAGATCATCCTCAAAGATATCTGCTAAGCTGTTAGAGTTCAGGTCTTCATTGATAACTGAAGGCAAATACCCTTCTGACTGGATAAGCACCCCTCCAAAACTCGGGTCAGGCAGAAAGCCCTGTGCTTCATCTCCTGAGAATGACGGCAGCAGGCTTCTGAAATTAACTGCTCCGGCATAAAATCTGCTGAAATCCATTATAGTATCATCAGTAGGAACGCCGGGAGTCTGATTGTCATCAAGGGTGCAAGAGCCGTTGAGGCATGTCTTTGCTGCCGCTATATCTGCCTTTGCCTCATCTATCTCAAGCTGGCTAATCTGCCACGGGTTGGGCCCTACATCGATATTGATAAAGTCATCGCTCTGGTCATCACCCTCAAGTTGTATCCATTCGATAGCAGCCACAGAATCATCCAGTGCGCTGCTGGTCAGATAGCTCTTTGCAGTCACAAGATGTGCAGAGTCTGTCAATGACAAAAATCCCGGATTATCAGCCAGAAACTGCTGTTTCGTGGTAGAAATAGAAATAGAACAAGTTTCGCCGGTTTCACATATCCCGTCACCATCACCGCCAACTTCGATTTTGGGGAAAGTGGCATCAATATCTATATCAAGATCATAAGCTTGCTGTGTCAGGATGAGCGAGAGCATGCTCTTGGCAGCAGCCCTGAGAGCAAGGACATCGCCGTAGTCGCTCTCTATAGGTGTGCTGTCAGGTTTCTGAGGTTCTAACCACAGCACATTAAATGTCTCGGATATCTGATTGAAACCATCTATCGCGCCAATAAGTTCAGGACGAACTACATCATATAAATAATCTTGAAGCTGGCCTACGGTCGGTGAATTCGCAGGCATCAATTGAGGGCATACGACGTCGAAAAGGGGATCTATCGGGGACACGCCTGAGACAATACAGTCAAAGAGGTCGGCTATCTCACCCGCAGTATTAATGCCATTGGAAACGTTTCCATCAGATGAGATTTCGAAGCCAAGCGCAAAGACCCTTGTCAAAGCGTAAAAGAACCTGGCTTCATCAGCATCGTTAGTGGTTGAGTTCCCGTATAAGAGTACAGCTTCCTTTAAAAAATCCCTTGCGGATAAAATATCTCCAGCTTCAAAAGCATTTAAACCATTGACTAACATATTATTGTAATCCGTTGACTGCATGATAACCGTAAGTGAAACAGGAGTACCGGCAAGATCGGCCTCGGCCTGGCCCTTAAAGAGGAGGATGCCGTTGCCGTCGGACTCGTCATGCGCTATCACTTCAAAAAGCCTGTCCGCGCCGCTTGGAACCTGAATAAGCTCCTGCAACCCGGTAAAATCATAAATATTTATGGTACGCACTATCGGGCTCATGGACGGGCCTGTGACCCTTATCACAACAGACACAACCGAATCGGGTATCACCTGAAGAGATAAGGCGCCTGCAATCCTTTCGCGCTGGCCGAGATTAATGGTAACGGAAGTGCTGTCTGAACTTGCAGACCCGCCCCCGCCTCCCGAGCAGGAGACAATTAAGGAAAAAAGAAGAGATAATACGATTAAGAAAGCGGGTGCGGCAATCCTGCCTGTCCGGTAGTCAGGCCTGATAAAAATATATTTCAATTTAGAGATAATCACTGAGGTATCTCCTCGAATACTACATCAATTGTCACAGGCGTGGTTGGTACAGCATCAAAAGGAGGATCTATAGGAGGACCATCCTCAGGCTTATAATCACCATCGCCTTCATAAATAATATCCTCAAAAGTAACAACATCATCAGGAATATCATTCTGATTATCCATGATCTCGCCTATGACATCTGTAACGTCTTCAAACTGAGCTATCTCTTCAGGCGTCGCAAGCCGAACAACCCCTGGTTCATCTCCGGATAAACTGCCAACTTCACCTGGATTTATATTAAACCCATTAAGGCCTGTTATAAGGTCATTCATTGTGACAGTGCCGTCAAATACCAGGGCATGTGTCCCGTTATCGATCCAGACAATGAACATCGTTCCTCTTGCCGCAACCACTGCCGTAGGGGTATGTATCTCAAGATCTGACCTGCCGACAATGACCCTTAACGATCCTTCAACAAGACTATATACCGATTTTGACCTGTCCTTTTCGGAATTATAAATATACTCCTTCACCTCAAGCCTGCTCATCTCGCCGAGACTAAGTATGCTGTCATCATTAAAGAAGATCTTTGCCCTTGAATGCTCGCCGGTCACAACCACATCATCCGCAAGAATCGTCATCTGGGGTTTGGCATCGCTCTGCGAATCATATCTCATGATATAAACATCTTTCTTTACGGCCAGGATCTTCCCTGCCTCATTGTCAGCATAGGAGCTTACTGGAAAAACAGCCGAACAGATCAGAAAAAGAGAAATAGTAAAAACGATCTTTCTCATAATATACCTGCCGTCAGGAATAAGCCCACGATATTCCTCCTGTAATTATAGTTATCCAGGTTTGAATCATTTACTGTGTATGACTCGTTCAGCAGAAGGCTGAAGGTCTTATTTATGACATAAGTCAAGCTGCCCGAATACTTCTGCACCTCGTCAAGGCGTATCTCGGAGGCGCCGGGCGACATGCTGTCATATTCCCTTTCTCCGTATTCAGCTGACAGTTTCCCGTATAAAGATGACAATATCTCTGACGATATGTCTCCGCCGAGCCTGAACTCCTGATAGCTCCAGTATGCGGTATCTGAATTTTCAGAGTCATAATAAAAATAAAGATCAGCATTAAACGTGTCTGAATAGTTCTGCCTGATTCCGGCGCTGTGCTTATTACCATTCCTTACTGAAGCTGCCTGAAAGAGGTCGGAGTCAAAATATTTAAGAGTGCTGTATTCATAGGTCACTTCAGTTGAAGACTTCTTATCCTCAATCACCTTTACCCTGCCGGAAAACTCATGATTGATACTGTAAAGGTTTCCTCCGACATACGTATATACAAATGTATATCCGGCAGAAGGCCGTATGGTTTCTGAAAAACCTAACTCAACTGTGGGGCCTATCCTTTGCGAATTAACATTGAACCCGCTCATGTGCTGATGCTGGCTCAGATAAAAAGAATAATCCCCTTTTATCCTGACAATGCCTTTCTTAAACAGGTGCTTTCCGGCAGTAAGATACAGGAGCGCCCTGTAGTCTGTCTTTCTGTCTGACGGGTTGACAGGATTTGAGGGCTCAACAATGACGTTATCGTCATATTGACTGCCGAGAGAGAGGTTTAGGTAATAGTCCTTTTTGGCCTTGCCTTCGCCCTCTTCCGCCCTGCATGCCTGCATCATGTCTGACGCGTATTTACTGAGCTCTGCATCATCAGACATCGAGACATACTTTTTAAGATTGCTCTCAGCCTCGTCACATTTCGCGGTTATATAATAGATTCGGCCGAGCTCAAGATATGCATCAATGAAATTCTTATCCTTCTCCAGAATCCCCTTGAATACAACCTCAGCTTTTTCAAACTCTCCGAGCCTCGAATATGCCACGCCTGAATAATATGTAGCTTCAGTGT
The sequence above is a segment of the Thermodesulfovibrionia bacterium genome. Coding sequences within it:
- a CDS encoding FecR family protein; protein product: MRKIVFTISLFLICSAVFPVSSYADNEAGKILAVKKDVYIMRYDSQSDAKPQMTILADDVVVTGEHSRAKIFFNDDSILSLGEMSRLEVKEYIYNSEKDRSKSVYSLVEGSLRVIVGRSDLEIHTPTAVVAARGTMFIVWIDNGTHALVFDGTVTMNDLITGLNGFNINPGEVGSLSGDEPGVVRLATPEEIAQFEDVTDVIGEIMDNQNDIPDDVVTFEDIIYEGDGDYKPEDGPPIDPPFDAVPTTPVTIDVVFEEIPQ
- a CDS encoding porin family protein, translated to MEKRHFIKLFILLMFLLTAAPCIHATVLHEVQIAQGIQKMSLGETKEALELFRQALEASPGNTEATYYSGVAYSRLGEFEKAEVVFKGILEKDKNFIDAYLELGRIYYITAKCDEAESNLKKYVSMSDDAELSKYASDMMQACRAEEGEGKAKKDYYLNLSLGSQYDDNVIVEPSNPVNPSDRKTDYRALLYLTAGKHLFKKGIVRIKGDYSFYLSQHQHMSGFNVNSQRIGPTVELGFSETIRPSAGYTFVYTYVGGNLYSINHEFSGRVKVIEDKKSSTEVTYEYSTLKYFDSDLFQAASVRNGNKHSAGIRQNYSDTFNADLYFYYDSENSDTAYWSYQEFRLGGDISSEILSSLYGKLSAEYGEREYDSMSPGASEIRLDEVQKYSGSLTYVINKTFSLLLNESYTVNDSNLDNYNYRRNIVGLFLTAGIL